The window GCGTGCCAGAATGCACCTGGTCCCACCCAGCTCCCCGAAGGCGGCCCCGTGGGCTCTCTGTGTCCAGAAGGAAGAGATGGTCTCCAGCCTCGGTCTATTTATGTATTCCATAGGtttgggggaggagggcagagcgcACCCCGAAACGATTCTCCCCTGGGGTCCCACGAGTAGCCTGGTGCCTGCTGAGCTTGGGCCGTGGGCACGTGCCAACAGAGTGGCCAGCTGGCAGCGTCAGGCGCCTCAGGGAAGGAGGTGGCTGAGGACCACGGCCCCCAGGGGGGCCAGGGCACCAGCACTGAGCCTGGCAACGCCCACGGAGTTGCAGAGGTCTTGGAAGCAGCAGAAGATGGGGTGGGCAGCCCCGATGCTGTCTGGGTCGGTGGCCTCGCAGGAGCTGGCACAGGTGCTGGTCACCACGGGGCTCTCGTTGAAGGGGAACTCTGGAGGGAGGGCAGGTGTCAGAGCGCAgtcacccccccgcccccaccagcctTCCCTGGCCATCCCAGTCTGTGCCCTTCACCTTGCGCTTTCTGCCTCCTCCCAGGACACCCTAACTGACCGATGGCATGGAAGTCACCCGGGCCCCTGCTGGGGTCTGCAGTATGGCCCTGAGGTGGGAGCTGGGAACCCCAGGCCCCCTCCTCACCTGCCTCCACTGTCACCAGCGTGGTCTTGCAGGCTATTTCATTCGGCTTGCAGTAGGTAATGTTCTTGCACAGAGGAAGGGCCGTGGGCTGCTCACAGGTGATGCAACTTAAGGCCTcacctgggggaggggcgggggcaggcCCTCATCACCCCGCCCTGAGACCCACCCTGGGGGTCACaggaagggcaggagaagaggctAGGGGTGGTCCAGCCCCGGGCCCTTCCCCACAGGTCCGCCTGGAACGTGTGTCGGAGTCCCTCCCTGGAGGACCGCCTTGCCCTGCTGAGCCCCTTCAGGCCCAGCCTCCCGGCTTAGACGTGATCCCTGCaccacccacccctcccacccgAGCCTCGGTCTCCCTGCCTGGAGAGCAGGCCGTGACTCCTGCCCCGGGTGGAGCCGGGCTCAGGACCAGAGGGTCAGGGCGACCAGCCAAATTGGTGACCTCCCCCCCCCAACCCAGCCTCGGAGGTGGGCTGGGCGAGGACCAGCGCCAGGCACCCCGCTGGCCAGCCGCAGCGCCCCTCTCACCCAGGTGCACGACCGAGGCTGCGGTGAGCAGCAGGGCCAGCAGGGCCCTGGGGACAGCCATCCCTCTAGTTGAGCCGAGCGGCCACGGTCTCCGCCGGCCGCCCATGGGGATTTATACCCAGCCCTTGGGTCCCCACTCTGGGTGGCGGCAGGAGCCGCCAGTGAGTCAGCAGGGTGGAAGCTGGGCAGGCAGCTGGCAGAGGACGCTTAGGTGCTGGCCCTCGGGGCGGGAGCCCCAGATGCTGGAGCTGGCCAGGCCGGCCCCTCCCCTGGCCACCACACGGGAGCCACGGGCCCCTTTCCACTGCTGAGTGTGATGCCCCAGGCCCACATCTCCAATGGTGCCCTCATCACCACCAACCCCTTCCTCACAAATGGCCTTTAGACCAGGCCTGAGCTTCCTGTTCCCGGCCCCAGGCAGCAGGGCTCCCTGACCCGCCATGCGGCCCACCTCCCACTGCACACTGCCTCATGTCCACCCCTGTGCTCTGCCACTCACTAACCCCGCCCGTCTCCCCTGTGCCAGAGGCCTGGGTCCCGTCTGCTGTCCCAGCCTCTGATTTCTCTGTCCTCTGAGGGCGCAGTGGGTGAATAGGTGGGTGTATGGATGGACAGgcggatggatgatggatggttGAAAAGACAGATGGCTGGGTGATGCTTGAGTGAGTGGCTGGGTGGAGGGAGGAATGAATGGATGGACGCTGCATGGGTGGCGGGCGGGCGGGCTGGCTGGAAAGGGAGGGGGCACATTCCGGCACTTGAGCCTCGTGCCCACTTCTTCTTTCACCACTTATAAAAGAGTAAGAGAGGTGGTGGATGAAGGGGTATGTGCTgcgtggagggtgggggtgggcccTGCCGTGGGGCAGGGAGTTACACCCCAGTCTCAGGGCCGGGTGACGTGCTGGGAGGAGCTTAGGGCTGGCgctcaggaggcctgggtttgagccTTGGCTGTGCTGCCGTCTCCGTGTGTGACCTTGGGGTGACTCTCCTTCCTCCAGACtggatttctgtttctgtgatgaAACTAGGGACCCAGGGCAGTTGGAGAGCAGAAGTGACCTGGCCTCGTGGATGGGGAGGTGGTTGCAAGGAAACAAAGGGAATTGTTTGCCAAGGGAGGACCGTGGTTAATGCAGGTCAAACGATGCAGTCACACACGGTGGGCGTGGCCTAGCACACAGCGGACGGCCCTTCCCTGGGGCCTGGGCCGCCAAGCCACGAGGGCTGTGCAAGTGGAGCCAGGCAGGGTCTGGTCTGAGCCTCAGAGATGGCGGGTCCTGGCACCCCCAGGCTTCTGTGCGACCAGGTCTGCTCATGAGCCACCCTGACCCCCTTCTTTTAGATGTAAAGCAGGCAGAGGACCATCAACCCGGGGGGCAGCTGTGAAAACTAGCCGGCGAAGGTTGCGGTGGTGATGGATGTGGAGCGGCGGCCAGGTGGGCTGGTCTGGGCTCCAGGCCAGGAGACCCTGTGGGCCGTCGGGGCAGGCCACCTGGAAAGCAGCCTTGAAGGAGCCGGAAGACCTTGGACGTGGAGATGGCAGGGAGGGTGCTGAGGGCAGTGGGGTAGTGACCAGGATGGACACACAGCCTTCCCGGGTTTGCCTGTAGggctaggtgtgtgtgtgtgtgtttaccgaGTCACACCTGGGCGcatagtcgcttcagtcgtgtctgactcctcgcggccctattgactgtagccctccaggctcctcctccatgggattccccaggcaagaatactgcagtgggttgctatgcccttctccaaggtagctacctgacccagggatcgaaccagggtcttctgcattgcaggcagattctttaccagctgagctaccaggggagcccttacTGAGTCTCAATCCAGGGTTTAAGGCTTAAGTGACCCACGGCCGCCCTTGTTTTTGTGAGAGGCGGGAAGAGCCAGGTGGGAGGGCTGGTGGATAGCTGAGGGCAGGGTCTCCTCCTTGACAGGGTTAGCACCCAGAAACATGGCCCCGGGGGTGGTGTCTGAGACTGTGTGAACGTTCCTGGCCTCCTGGCCCCCGCTGTTCCGGGTGGTTTGTCCAAGGTGCTCTCCCAGCAGCAGGTCTGCAAGGGTCCTGCCCCTGAGAGCTGGCTGGGAATGCGAGTCTTGCAAGAGGAGGTGTGACGTTCCCAGGGTCCGAGGGACAGGAGGCCTCCGAGGCTGCCCGCCTCCTGTCCCGCAGGCGTGGGGCGCCCTCAGTGGGACCCGACTGTGCGTCCAGGGGCTGCTTCCCTCCATCCAGGGGCAGGAAACCCTTAAAGGGGGTGACGGACAGTGGGGGCTTTCCGGACTCAGGGCTGTGGGCTAGGAGGGGGCACCTTGTGGTGCAGAAGGAAAGCCATGCAGCCCCATCTCGATGTGGCTGGAGACTCTGGGTGCTGTGTGCATCCAGGGCCTCAGAGCAGCCTCTGGAGTGGGGCGGGGCAGAGACTGGGGGTGCGTCCCAGGGTACCCGGGGTCCATCTCCTGCCCTCCATCCGTCAAGTGCCCAGGCCTCTGCTCATAGGGcccggggggaggggcgggggcaggaAGTGGGTATGAGAGGCCTGTGGGGCGGGGGCTCCCTGGGGAGGCAGCCTGGAGGCTTTGGGCTGGCCCAAGGCCCAGGGGAGATGGAGCTCCCTTCTGCGCTGGAGCTTGGGCTGCCTGGGCACCAGGGGGTGGGGCTTGtgagggcggggctgggggctttCTGGGGGGCTTTCTGGGGGACTTTCTGGGGTGGGCCTGGAGAAGGCCTGGAACTCCCTCACTCTGCCCCCTCCGCCCTGACCCAGGGTAAGGCCTTGTTCAGGGGCCAGGCCGGTGAGCCTTGGGGGGCTTTATGGAGTAATCCCAGGTCCTGGGCCACTCTTGGCCCCCCTTGCCTACCTTCCGCCTGGCCTGGCCTGCCATCCTGTACCCAGCCAATGTCTCTGTCATTCAAGGGTGGTCCTAATGccccctcctccaagaagccacCCCTGATCCAGCCCTGGTGGACGTGGTGTGCCTGTGGGCCCCACTTCCTGTCCTGCCACAGCCAGGCTCCCAGAGCTAGGACTAGTGGGTGTGCAGGACTAGTGGGTGTCTCAGGACTAGTGGGTGTGCAGGTCTAGTGTGTGTCTCAGGACTAGTGGGTGTCCCAAGACTAGTGGGTGTCCCAGGACTAGTGGGTGTGCAGGACTAGAGGGTGTCCAGGTCTAGTGACCATCCCCCCTTACCCCATCACAGGGAGATGGAGGGCCCACAGATGGGGCAGCGGCGTGGCCGAGAGAGAGCCTGGGCCAggcagagagggtggggagatggaGGGGCTAGAACGGCCAAGGGGGACACGGCCTAGGCTGAGGAGCCAGAGCTGCAGCGGGCAGCCCTCCCCCCCCATCCAGCGGGCAGGTCTGCTCCCAGAAAACAGATTCAGGAGGCCTGGTGCAGGTGTGGGCCGTGATTCTTCAGAGGCGCTGGGGGCTGGGCTACATGGGGCTGCGGGTCAGGGTCTAGAGATGGAGGCTCAAGAGTGGGGCGAGCAGGAGGAGGGCACCGGCCAGGCTGTGGGGGCCGCCCAGGGTGGGCGCCCCGTCCACGTTGCACAGGTCAGTGTTGCAGCAGGACACAGGCCGGGTCCAGCCGATGCCGTCCACGTCCGAGGGCACGCACTTGCTGGCACAGGACTTGGTCACTGTGGAGTCCCCCAGGAAGGGGTACACTGGGGGCACAGGGGCACCGGCGTCAGGCTGGCCCCCaagccccagcccagcctcctcccacAGCACCCACTCTGGCTCAGCCCCTCTGTGACctggcccctccctccttccaccaCCATTGTGCCAGGGGCCCGCAGTGACTTGTTTAGGATGCCTCGAGGGGTGAGGCCACTCCGTGACTCTCCAGCAAGGCTGCAAGAGCCTCCCATCCCAGGAAGGAGGgtgaggaaagagggagggagcctGGCTGCTTGGACCAAAAGCTCTTTCTGGAAATGTCCAAGGTGGTGGCTGCTCTCCGCACACAGGGCCTGGGCTGGAGGCAGCTCTGACCCCGGGACCTGCTCACCCCGCCCCACTGACCTGTCTCCAGGGAGTAGAGTGTGGTCTTGCACATGGTCTCGTTGACATTGCAGGTGGTGATGGTGACGCAGTTGGACACGTCGATGGGCTCAGGACACGTGTAGCATTGAAGGGTGACCACTGGGGAAGGGGCGGCCAGGGCTGGTCAGGCAGGCCTGTCCCTCCCAAGCCTTGGGACCTGAGAGCCCAGGTTTGAGGGGAACAATGCCACCAATCCTCCAGTCGCCAACCAACCAAAACCCCAGGAAGATTCAAGAGCCGTGAGCTGGGTCCCTGAGTCCTGAGGCAGAGTATGCCCCTGGCAGTCGGGCTCAGCCTGCTGGCCAAAGCTGAGATGAAGCTGTGTTGGGGGTGCTGGGGAGGCACACGGAGGTGGGGCTGCACCCACACCTCTGCAGTAAAGGCCCCAGCAGGGGCCCAGAGGGCCTCACTGCAGCAGGTTACCCCCCACACACCCCGGCATCCTCATCAGCAACATGCAGGACCCCAAGTGCTGCAGGGGGATCGGGGATCGGGCAGGGAGGTGTATGGTGTGCAGGGTGGGCTGAGCCGGGCCTGCTGTGCCCGCTGGTGGAAGCTTAacaagggagaggaggagagctcaggcccagagggacccaggtgggTCAGGGTGCGGGCTGGTGGGCTGACCCCTTCCTTCCAGCACCAGTGCCCCAGCCGGATCCCTGCAGCCTGGCCCTCCGCCCCTACTGCTGTTACTGTGTCTCCCAGACACTTCCGTTTCCTcctggacagaacagcctggctgGGGCCCACCCCACCAGCTCCTCCTCAAGTTGGGAGTGGGGCCGGTGAGGGTCTGGGTGTCTGAGACCCAAGTCCCCCAGGATGTCCGgtctgcttccctcttctccacctactgccgcccccaccccagtgccTCCCTGGGGTCGCCACGGCATCTCCTGAGTCCTGCCCCAGGAACCATGGCCCCGGCATCTGGGAATGTGGCTCTGACCTTGCCTGCCTGCCCCAGCAGAGAGCCCGCCCCTGGTGCCCATGCCCCTGATGAAGGGCCACTCCCCACAGTGGGCACCCAGGGCCTTGGCAGCCAACCACCCTGCCAGTCCCAGCCCTGGACAGCGCCTCCCACTGTCCCCGTCCTCATCCTCCCTGGGCCCCAGGCACTCCTCTGCCGGTGCCCCTCTGTGCCTGCCCCCCACGCCCTCCTCACTTTCTTTCTGCCTCTCCCTGGCCCCTGCTGCTCCCTCCGGCCGCCGGGCACCCCTCACCGAGCTCACAGCAGGCGGCCAGCACCAGCGCTGGCAGTGCCAGCCGTGTCCCCCACATGGTCTGGTTCCTGCAGCACGTCAGTCCTGGGCCTACCCCTCGGAGGGGGTGGGAGCACCGTGCAGCCACCGGACCCGTCAGCCGTGCAGATTAGGTGgattggtttcccaggtggtggagGTACGGAGGCCCGCCCCCTACCCGGGGGCCCCACCCACTTCTACCTGGACCTGCTGCTCCTCGGTGGCTCTCCTtcgcccctccctgccccttcctcaTTCCTCCGCCTCCTGTGGTCTGGGCCCCTCCCCGCACCCTTGTGACCCCCTCATGACCCTTCTCTCATGGTTGGGGGTCCTCGCCTGCCTCTGTAACTCCCTCAGGGGTGCTCTGACTTCTCCCCACCAGACAGTACTGCCCCTCAGGATGGTCTCAGCCTGCCTGGGAGTGGCAGAGGGGGGCTCCCCTGCACCCTGACTCCTGCCTCTGTCAGGGGCCTTGGATGCCCACTCCTGTCTGCAGTGTTGAGTCCTAGTCTAGTGGTTCTGGGTTCGAGTCCTCCCAGGGTGCCCAGGCCCCAGTGCACGGCTTCTTTGAGGTGGTCACGTGGGGCATCCTGATGGGGAAATGGTCGCCTGGACAACCAGCCAAAATGTGCTCAGAGGCTTAAGGGCACAAAGACAGCAAAACTGTTGGGTCAACAGAAAGATCCTGGAcggtggcgggggaggggtggggttgcAGGGGGACACAAATCCTGGTGTCCCCTGCAGGGTCCGGCACGCCTTGATCGGAGCCCCTGGCCCCGCTGCAGGTCAACGAGTTGACAGGATGGGCCTGGCCCCAGACTCAGAAGGGGGAGAAACGGATCCGGTCCTAGGTTCAA of the Bubalus bubalis isolate 160015118507 breed Murrah chromosome 15, NDDB_SH_1, whole genome shotgun sequence genome contains:
- the LYPD2 gene encoding ly6/PLAUR domain-containing protein 2: MWGTRLALPALVLAACCELVVTLQCYTCPEPIDVSNCVTITTCNVNETMCKTTLYSLETVYPFLGDSTVTKSCASKCVPSDVDGIGWTRPVSCCNTDLCNVDGAPTLGGPHSLAGALLLLAPLLSLHL
- the SLURP1 gene encoding secreted Ly-6/uPAR-related protein 1 yields the protein MGGRRRPWPLGSTRGMAVPRALLALLLTAASVVHLGEALSCITCEQPTALPLCKNITYCKPNEIACKTTLVTVEAEFPFNESPVVTSTCASSCEATDPDSIGAAHPIFCCFQDLCNSVGVARLSAGALAPLGAVVLSHLLP